From a region of the Alnus glutinosa chromosome 1, dhAlnGlut1.1, whole genome shotgun sequence genome:
- the LOC133859387 gene encoding probable leucine-rich repeat receptor-like protein kinase At1g35710 gives MVFIAWATCFLFYATHFVAASQSSALQLEANALLATGWWSWRGTNYTNNTSSRCEWPGITCNAAGSVTAIAMRSGGFNLGEMSKLNLSSFPNLVRLDLSETGLHGSIPVEIGTLSKLTYLDLSYNTLTGELPLSLTNLTQLVMFNVSYNQIIGSIPTSLSLLIHLTHVILYHNQINGSIASEIGMLKKLVMLDLGGNMLIGPIPSTLGNLTSLKELYLDSNLINGPIPSTLGNLTNLEDLSLYRNQITGPIPSTLGDLTNLKYLYLFSNQITGPIPSTLGNLTNLESLYLVSNQINGSIPPAIGNMKNLTILYLSNNSLIGPIPSTLGNLTNLKSLYLDSNQINGSIPPAIGNMKNLTTLYLPNNSLIGPIPSTLGNLTSLRGLYLQSNQINGSIPPELGNLHSLENLNLSHNFISGEAPVQLGNTGNLWSLDISYNNLTGNIPNSYISIQTITLSYNSLTGPIPTYFHRFDTHDTLIGNKYLCGDFTGFPPCLPTSHKSIVTKAKICVPIAISLGFLVLGGFLLCRRMVKKIQLESRKETKHGNLFSIWNYDGHIAYEDIVEATEDFDIKFCIGTGGYGSVYKAKLPCGKVIALKKLHLLEAENPTFDMSFKNEVKVLTEIRHRNIIKLHGFCLHKRCMFLVYEYMERGSLFCILSNDVEAIELDWNKRLNIIKVTAHALSYMHHECIPTIVHRDITTNNILLNNKLEAFVSDFGTAKLLDLDSSNQTLVAGTYGYIAPEFAYTMKVTEKCDVYSFGVVALEIIMGKHPMEFLTSLSSSSSQNMILHEILDQRLPPPNHLVAQDIFLVATIAFACLHEKPKSRPTMKCVSQEFLSQKKPIAKPLQGFSLWQLRNQEMYLV, from the exons ATGGTGTTCATTGCATGGGCTACCTGTTTCTTGTTTTACGCAACTCACTTTGTTGCAGCATCTCAATCCTCAGCACTACAACTAGAAGCAAACGCCCTGCTGGCGACTGGGTGGTGGTCCTGGAGAGGCACCAATTACACCAACAATACCTCAAGTCGTTGCGAGTGGCCTGGTATTACTTGCAATGCTGCTGGAAGCGTCACAGCGATTGCCATGCGCTCGGGTGGTTTCAATTTGGGAGAGATGTCAAAACTCAACCTCTCTTCTTTTCCAAATTTAGTCCGCCTTGATCTTTCCGAAACTGGACTTCATGGGAGTATCCCAGTCGAGATAGGTACTCTATCCAAACTCACCTACCTTGATCTGTCCTATAATACTCTGACAGGTGAGTTGCCACTTTCACTTACAAACCTCACCCAATTAGTGATGTTTAACGTTTCTTATAATCAAATCATTGGATCAATCCCTACTTCTCTTTCACTTTTAATCCATCTCACCCATGTCATTTTGTATcacaatcaaatcaatggttcCATAGCGTCAGAAATAGGAATGCTGAAGAAATTGGTCATGTTAGACCTAGGTGGTAACATGCTCATtggtccaatcccttccactttgggAAATTTAACTTCTTTGAAAGAATTGTATCTTGATTCCAATCTAATCAatggtccaatcccttccactttgg gtaatttaactaatttggaagATTTGTCTCTTTACCGCAATCAAATCACtggtccaatcccttccactttgggtgatttaactaatttgaaatatttgtatcttttttccaatcaaatcactggtccaatcccttccactttgggtaatttaactaatttggaaaGTTTGTATCTTGTttccaatcaaatcaatggttcCATTCCCCCGGCAATAGGAAACATGAAGAATTTGACTATCTTGTACCTCTCGAATAATAGCCTCATtggtccaatcccttccactttgggtaatttaactaatttgaaaAGTTTGTATCTTgattccaatcaaatcaatggttcCATTCCCCCGGCAATAGGAAACATGAAGAATTTGACTACCTTGTATCTCCCGAATAATAGCCTCATtggtccaatcccttccactttgggtaATTTAACTAGTTTGAGAGGATTGTATCTTCAatccaatcaaatcaatggttcCATTCCCCCAGAACTAGGAAACCTTCATTCGTTGGAAAATCTTAACCTTAGTCATAACTTTATTAGTGGAGAAGCACCTGTTCAACTTGGGAATACTGGCAATTTATGGAGCTTGGATATCAGCTACAATAATCTTACCGGCAATATTCCCAATAGTTACATTTCTATTCAAACAATCACCTTGTCGTACAATTCTTTGACAGGTCCAATTCCAACATATTTTCATCGATTCGATACACATGACACATTAATTGGCAACAAGTATTTGTGCGGTGACTTCACGGGTTTCCCTCCTTGCCTTCCAACTAGTCACAAATCAATTGTCACCAAAGCAAAAATTTGTGTTCCTATTGCCATTTCCCTTGGATTCTTAGTTCTTGGGGGCTTTCTCCTATGTCGACGCATGGTCAAGAAAATCCAATTGGagtcaagaaaagaaacaaagcatGGGAACTTGTTCTCGATATGGAATTATGATGGACATATTGCATATGAAGACATCGTTGAAGCAACCGAGGACTTTGatataaaattttgtattggaaCCGGTGGTTATGGCAGTGTTTACAAAGCAAAATTACCATGTGGAAAAGTGATTGCCTTGAAGAAACTTCATCTGTTGGAGGCTGAGAACCCAACTTTTGATATGAGTTTCAAAAACGAGGTAAAAGTGTTAACAGAGATTCGCCATCGAAACATTATAAAACTTCATGGGTTTTGTTTACATAAGCGATGCATGTTTCTGGTTTATGAGTACATGGAAAGGGGAAGCCTATTTTGTATCCTAAGTAATGATGTTGAAGCAATAGAATTGGATTGGAACAAGAGATTAAACATCATCAAAGTCACTGCCCACGCTTTATCTTACATGCATCATGAATGCATTCCAACAATTGTTCATCGAGATATAACAACcaacaatattttattgaacAATAAACTAGAGGCTTTTGTCTCTGACTTTGGCACAGCTAAACTCCTTGATCTTGATTCCTCCAACCAAACGTTAGTTGCCGGCACTTACGGTTACATTGCCCCAG AGTTTGCCTATACCATGAAAGTTACTGAAAAATGCGATGTTTATAGTTTTGGAGTTGTGGCACTGGAAATAATAATGGGAAAACATCCAATGGAATTCCTGACTTCATTATCATCATCGTCTTCTCAAAACATGATATTACATGAAATACTAGACCAGCGTTTGCCACCTCCCAATCATTTGGTTGCACAAGATATTTTCCTTGTCGCTACAATAGCATTTGCATGCCTACACGAAAAACCAaagtctcggcctacaatgaaATGCGTGTCTCAAGAATTTCTTTCTCAGAAGAAGCCAATAGCCAAGCCTTTACAAGGATTTTCATTATGGCAGCTAAGGAACCAAGAAATGTATCTGGTTTGA
- the LOC133859369 gene encoding uncharacterized protein LOC133859369 yields the protein MEADCYWCLSKLLEGMQDHYTFAQPGIQRLVFKLKELVRRIDEPVSRHMEEQGLEFLQCPFRWFNSLLIREMPFHLVTRLWDTC from the exons ATGGAGGCTGATTGCTATTGGTGTTTATCGAAGCTGCTTGAGGGTATGCAAGACCATTACACATTTGCTCAACCAGGAATTCAGAGGCTTGTGTTTAAATTGAAGGAATTGGTTAGGCGGATTGATG AACCTGTTTCAAGACACATGGAGGAGCAAGGGCTGGAATTTCTGCAATGTCCTTTCCGCTGGTTCAACAGTCTTCTAATACGCGAG ATGCCTTTCCATCTTGTTACTCGCCTGTGGGACAcatgttga
- the LOC133859377 gene encoding uncharacterized protein LOC133859377: protein MVNTRSETNRVPRDDRNARDEGNSNDPQFALLNERMEQMAKSIEDLATMKAVLQARVPELHRTITDPGNREEGSRVEGTEEPNKEEEVPGNPPPVQPEAARAVEGMIARLEQRCNVLTAAIQRNDKGKASLVENLLQKTTSPFTEEVANICLPEKFKVPEIPFYTGLEDPVEHLDNFRAHMDLHRTPEMVACRAFPLTLSGNARDWFRSLQPNSIRHFEDLGRMFLTQFMAGRIRRKPSGSLMSLHQGPEESLKDFFMRFNQARLEAEAATDDFIYGALFQGIRKDGALMADIARKPPQNLDGFMSKAEKYINQEETLRALLGPETTRPSTSGNPKKKNPRKEERKRVPEEEARPKRDQESLRGHNWTPLNAPIMDVLLEIKRDPTYRKPRPVLANPHSRYADQYCAFHDTTGHRTEACISLRLLIERFIENGKLVRFLADQRIQQNPEHGNRHHQNRHHQDQNNPRDDRGRNQERGREPERRPDPRAARERSRSRARPERQENLLEIQTISGGFGGGGESSSARKAYARQLRDFEVYSVQKPPKSQKRDAQMIGFSDDDYAGVSLPHTDALVLSLAIANHKIHRVLVDTGSSADILYRSAFERMKIDRSKVIPARYSLVGFTGEQVLPHGSIELPVTAGMYPRQRTVMVRFLIIDRPSAYNVILGRTALNEFRAVTSTPHLSMKFPTEEGVGVEKGDQRMARECYNTKYELGDSKKKVCIGAQLPPEMKEALVAFLRKNKDVFAWSHEDMPGIPPSVIAHKLMVDPSYRPVKQRRRTFAPERNQAIAEEVNKLLRAGFIREVDYPEWLANVVLVKKATGKWRMCVDFTDLNKACPKDSFPLPRIDLLVDSTSGHELLAFMDAFSGYNQIHMDEADQEKTSFITDRGLYCYKMMPFGLKNAGATYQRLVNKMFRNQIGRNVEVYVDDMLVKSIRAAGHIADLGETFETLRSHKMKLNPAKCAFGISSGKFLGFMVSQRGIEANPEKVSAVLSMQPPRTTKQLQQLTGRIAALNRFISRSTDKCLPFFKILRKAFVWSSECEEAFKKLKEYLTNPPLLSSPEEGEILYLYLAVSPSAVSSALVREDSGIQKPVYFTSKALHGAEERYPRIEKLAFALIISARRLRPYFQAHAIRVLTEHPLKKILQKPDLSGRLVNWSVELGQFDIEFHPRTSVKGQALADFLLEFSNTPESEELPEKETWVAYVDGSSANQKSGVGVTLASPDGETFQYAIKLDFVTTNNEAEYEALLSGLSIAREMGARNVEIRSDSQVVVSHVQGTAEAQGEKMIQYLEKVRKCQSNFHRTAVTKVPREENARADALSKMGSGTGPVVRTSTRGVVTQTKPSILPQLDMMEIEEGSDEPEWATDVIQYLRNGSLPEEKLRARKVKIHSARYVLIGGVLYRRGYTEPLLKCLKSSEAEYILKEIHEGVCGNHSGSRMLAHKAMRAGYYWPTMSKDSVEIVRKCDKCQRFARVMKQPPEKLSPITSSWPFAKWGVDIVGPMPPGKGGRKFLLVAVDYFTKWAEAEALATITTANAVKFLWNSIICRFGIPHAFVTDNGKQFDCGPFRKWCAELRIRNYYSTPIYPPANGQVEATNKTLLRTLKKKLGKKKGAWAEYVPEVLWAYRTTTRTPTGATPFSLTYGSEAIIPAEVGSPSFRVSHYNPGLNDEGIKLNLDLLQERRDEAQVTWAAYQDRAARYFNKKVSPRKFQLGDWVLRKVSPITKDPIEGKLGAKWEGPYRVIRCHDKGAYHLMDATGEELPRAWNAEHLKKYFM, encoded by the exons aTGGTGAATACTCGATCAGAAACCAACCGAGTGCCTCGGGATGACCGAAATGCCCGAGACGAAGGAAACTCCAACGATCCCCAATTCGCTCTCCTGAATGAAAGAATGGAGCAGATGGCCAAGAGCATCGAGGATTTGGCCACCATGAAAGCTGTCCTTCAGGCCCGGGTTCCAGAACTTCACCGAACTATCACTGACCCAGGAAATCGAGAGGAAGGCAGCCGGGTCGAAGGAACAGAGGAGccgaacaaagaagaagaagtcccAGGAAATCCTCCACCTGTTCAACCCGAGGCAGCAAGAGCGGTAGAAGGCATGATTGCCCGGTTGGAACAAAGATGCAATGTTCTAACCGCAGCTATTCAACGGAACGATAAGGGAAAAGCTTCCCTGGTGGAAAACCTTCTACAGAAGACCACCTCCCCATTCACCGAGGAGGTGGCAAATATTTGCCTTCCTGAGAAGTTCAAAGTCCCAGAGATCCCGTTTTATACGGGACTTGAAGATCCCGTGGAGCACCTAGATAATTTCAGAGCCCACATGGATCTCCATCGAACACCCGAGATGGTGGCCTGCCGAGCCTTCCCTTTGACCCTCTCGGGCAATGCCCGTGACTGGTTCAGGAGCCTCCAGCCAAATTCCATTCGTCATTTCGAGGACCTCGGCAGGATGTTCCTGACGCAGTTCATGGCCGGCAGAATCAGAAGAAAGCCGTCGGGATCCTTAATGTCATTGCACCAAGGACCCGAGGAATCCCTCAAAGatttctttatgaggttcaacCAGGCTAGACTTGAAGCTGAAGCAGCAACAGATGATTTCATCTACGGAGCTCTCTTTCAGGGAATCCGAAAAGATGGAGCACTAATGGCTGATATAGCCAGGAAGCCCCCTCAGAATTTAGATGGCTTTATGAGTAAAGCCGAGAAGTACATTAACCAGGAGGAGACACTCCGAGCTCTGTTGGGACCCGAGACTACTCGTCCATCCACTTCCGggaacccaaaaaagaagaatcctcgGAAGGAAGAACGGAAGCGGGTTCCAGAAGAAGAGGCCAGGCCGAAGCGGGATCAAGAGTCCCTAAGGGGTCACAACTGGACACCCCTCAATGCACCCATTATGGATGTTCTCCTGGAAATAAAGCGAGACCCGACGTACCGGAAGCCCAGACCGGTGCTCGCAAATCCTCATTCACGATACGCTGATCAGTACTGTGCGTTTCATGACACCACCGGGCATCGTACAGAAGCCTGCATATCCTTGAGACTCTTGATTGAACGTTTCATAGAAAATGGAAAACTTGTCCGTTTCCTCGCAGATCAGAGAATTCAGCAGAATCCGGAGCACGGCAACCGCCACCATCAGAATCGGCACCATCAGGATCAAAACAATCCCCGGGATGATCGGggaagaaatcaagaaagaGGAAGGGAACCAGAACGCAGGCCAGATCCTCGGGCTGCACGAGAAAGAAGTAGGAGCCGAGCCAGACCAGAACGGCAGGAGAACCTTCTGGAAATACAGACGATTTCGGGGGGTTTCGGAGGAGGCGGAGAATCTAGCTCGGCGCGGAAGGCATATGCAAGACAGTTACGGGATTTCGAGGTATACTCGGTGCAGAAACCTCCAAAGTCCCAAAAACGAGACGCACAAATGATCGGGTTCTCGGACGATGATTACGCAGGGGTATCACTCCCGCATACCGACGCTCTGGTACTGAGTCTGGCCATAGCCAACCACAAAATACACCGCGTCTTGGTTGACACAGGAAGCTCGGCTGACATCCTTTACAGGTCAGCCTTCGAGCGGATGAAGATCGATAGAAGTAAGGTGATCCCGGCAAGATATTCGCTTGTGGGATTTACAGGAGAGCAAGTACTCCCACACGGGTCCATTGAGCTTCCGGTCACAGCAGGGATGTACCCGAGGCAGAGGACGGTGATGGTTCGGTTCTTAATAATCGACCGACCGTCGGCCTACAACGTTATTCTCGGGAGAACAGCTCTCAACGAATTTAGGGCTGTGACCTCAACTCCTCACCTGAGCATGAAATTCCCCACCGAAGAAGGCGTCGGTGTCGAAAAAGGAGACCAGAGGATGGCCCGAGAATGTTACAATACAA AATACGAGCTCGGTGACTCGAAGAAGAAGGTCTGTATCGGCGCGCAGCTTCCCCCTGAAATGAAGGAAGCCCTGGTTGCATTCCTTAGAAAAAACAAAGATGTATTCGCATGGAGCCACGAGGACATGCCGGGAATACCCCCATCTGTAATAGCCCACAAGCTAATGGTGGATCCAAGCTATCGACCGGTTAAACAACGAAGAAGGACTTTCGCACCGGAACGGAACCAGGCCATTGCCGAGGAAGTAAACAAACTGTTGCGGGCTGGGTTCATCCGAGAAGTAGACTACCCAGAGTGGTTGGCCAACGTGGTTTTAGTCAAAAAAGCCACCGGgaagtggagaatgtgtgttgacttCACCGATCTCAACAAAGCATGTCCCAAGGATAGTTTCCCGTTACCTCGGATCGATCTGCTTGTAGACTCTACATCCGGTCATGAACTTTTAGCATTCATGGACGCCTTCTCAGGGTACAACCAAATTCACATGGATGAAGCCGACCAAGAAAAAACGTCGTTCATTACCGATAGAGGTCTCTACTGTTACAAAATGATGCCGTTCGGTCTAAAGAACGCCGGGGCTACATACCAGAGGCTCGTCAATAAAATGTTCCGAAATCAAATCGGACGAAACGTGGAAGTCTATGTTGACGACATGCTTGTCAAGAGCATACGAGCCGCCGGCCATATAGCCGACCTGGGAGAAACTTTCGAAACACTAAGGAGTCATAAGATGAAGCTCAACCCGGCCAAATGTGCTTTCGGCATTTCCTCAGGAAAATTCTTGGGATTCATGGTTTCACAAAGAGGAATCGAGGCGAATCCCGAGAAGGTGAGTGCTGTCCTCAGCATGCAACCTCCCCGGACCACCAAGCAATTACAACAGCTGACCGGGAGAATAGCAGCCCTTAACCGGTTCATCTCCCGATCCACCGACAAATGTCTCCCATTCTTCAAGATTTTGAGAAAGGCCTTCGTGTGGAGCAGTGAGTGCGaggaagccttcaagaagttaaaAGAATATCTGACCAACCCGCCGCTGTTGAGCAGCCCCGAGGAAGGAGAAATCCTGTATCTTTATCTCGCAGTATCACCCTCGGCAGTCAGTTCAGCTTTGGTCCGAGAAGACTCAGGCATTCAGAAACCGGTTTATTTCACTAGTAAAGCACTCCACGGAGCCGAGGAGAGGTACCCTCGGATTGAAAAATTGGCCTTCGCGTTAATAATCTCGGCCCGGAGATTAAGGCCATATTTCCAGGCACACGCTATACGAGTGTTAACCGAGCATCCGCTGAAGAAGATACTACAAAAACCGGATCTATCCGGGAGGCTGGTAAATTGGTCGGTAGAACTGGGGCAGTTTGACATAGAGTTCCACCCTCGTACTTCTGTCAAGGGTCAGGCGCTAGCCGATTTCCTACTAGAATTTAGCAATACGCCCGAAAGCGAAGAGCTGCCCGAGAAGGAAACATGGGTAGCATATGTAGATGGTTCTTCGGCCAACCAGAAGAGCGGAGTCGGTGTCACTTTAGCAAGCCCGGATGGAGAAACTTTTCAATATGCGATCAAACTGGATTTTGTGACCACCAATAATGAAGCCGAGTATGAAGCACTTTTGTCCGGGCTTTCAATAGCTCGGGAAATGGGAGCAAGGAATGTGGAGATCAGAAGCGACTCTCAGGTGGTAGTCAGCCATGTGCAGGGAACGGCCGAGGCACAAGGTGAAAAGATGATCCAATACCTCGAAAAGGTACGCAAATGCCAATCTAACTTTCACAGAACCGCCGTAACCAAAGTTCCTCGGGAAGAGAATGCCCGAGCCGATGCTCTTTCCAAAATGGGTTCCGGTACCGGGCCTGTCGTCAGAACATCCACACGGGGGGTGGTGACACAGACCAAGCCTTCAATCCTTCCACAACTCGACATGATGGAAATTGAAGAAGGATCAGATGAACCAGAATGGGCTACTGACGTCATTCAATACCTCCGCAACGGTTCCCTACCCGAGGAAAAGCTGCGAGCTCGGAAGGTAAAAATACATTCAGCCCGGTACGTGCTTATTGGAGGTGTGCTCTATCGAAGAGGATATACTGAGCCACTCTTGAAGTGTCTTAAAAGTTCCGAGGCGGAATACATATTAAAGGAGATACACGAAGGAGTCTGCGGGAACCACTCTGGCTCTCGGATGTTGGCTCACAAAGCGATGAGAGCCGGATACTACTGGCCAACAATGAGCAAGGATTCAGTCGAAATCGTTCGAAAGTGCGACAAATGTCAGAGGTTCGCCCGGGTGATGAAGCAACCCCCTGAAAAACTAAGCCCAATCACTTCGTCGTGGCCATTCGCAAAATGGGGGGTCGACATAGTCGGGCCTATGCCTCCGGGAAAAGGTGGCCGGAAATTCCTTCTTGTCGCGGTAGACTACTTCACCAAGTGGGCTGAAGCCGAGGCACTCGCCACTATCACTACCGCCAACGCAGTAAAATTTCTCTGGAATTCAATCATATGTCGATTCGGTATCCCGCACGCTTTTGTCACCGACAATGGAAAACAGTTTGACTGTGGACCGTTTCGAAAATGGTGCGCCGAACTCCGTATCAGAAATTATTACTCAACCCCGATATATCCACCGGCGAACGGACAAGTAGAAGCTACGAACAAGACTCTTCTCCGAACACTAAAGAAGAAGCTCGGCAAAAAGAAAGGAGCTTGGGCGGAATATGTACCCGAGGTACTTTGGGCCTACCGCACCACGACGCGCACTCCCACCGGGGCTACTCCATTCTCCTTAACTTACGGTTCCGAGGCAATTATTCCTGCCGAAGTCGGATCACCCAGCTTCCGGGTATCACACTACAATCCGGGGCTCAATGACGAAGGAATCAAGCTGAATCTGGATTTGCTACAggaaagaagagatgaagcgCAGGTGACATGGGCTGCGTACCAAGACCGAGCCGCCCGTTACTTCAACAAAAAAGTAAGCCCCCGAAAGTTCCaactcggagattgggttttgAGAAAAGTGAGCCCGATTACCAAAGATCCAATCGAAGGAAAGCTCGGAGCAAAATGGGAAGGTCCGTACAGAGTCATACGATGCCATGACAAAGGGGCATATCATTTGATGGATGCGACCGGCGAGGAATTACCGAGAGCCTGGAACGCCGAGCATTTAAAGAAGTATTTTATGTGA